The Pogona vitticeps strain Pit_001003342236 chromosome 6, PviZW2.1, whole genome shotgun sequence genome contains a region encoding:
- the LOC110081800 gene encoding uncharacterized protein LOC110081800 → MATPSLNPPPDLPFAATLFLPLPAIVFLVVGSYLLLLILVLILRQCLLARGLCANCCSCEKMCWPNMCECCMVCAESCNCVLPSPTRCLDPCCSCTNGWEPETCSSPRFCPLCDCACTYQPPDCQNINCICFEIKLR, encoded by the exons ATGGCA ACTCCGTCGTTGAACCCTCCACCAGACCTCCCTTTTGCTGCCACCTTGTTCCTGCCCCTCCCTGCCATCGTTTTTTTGGTTGTTGGTTCCTACCTGCTACTCCTGATCTTGGTCCTGATCCTCCGACAGTGCCTTCTG GCCCGAGGCCTTTGTGCCAATTGCTGTTCCTGTGAAAAGATGTGTTGGCCAAACATGTGTGAATGCTGCATGGTTTGTGCAGAGTCATGTAACTGTGTCCTTCCTTCCCCAACCCGCTGTTTGGATCCCTGTTGTTCCTGTACTAAT GGCTGGGAGCCAGAGACGTGTTCCTCTCCTCGCTTCTGTCCGCTCTGTGATTGTGCCTGCACCTACCAACCACCAGACTGTCAGAACATAAACTGCATTTGCTTTGAGATCAAATTGCGTTAA